Below is a window of Halalkalicoccus jeotgali B3 DNA.
AGCCATTACGCCGGCTAGAAGCGAGAGGGCACTGGCTACGCGATCTCTTTCGACCGATCATCCAGAGCCCCAATGGGCCCAACAGGATATGAACACCGTCTGGGAGCAGACCGCCGCTTGTCTTGGGGATCTCCTCGAACAGCTTCCACGTGATGCAACCATTCTTGGTGTGAGTATTGCAGCCCAAGGCGATGGCTGTTGGTTGATCGATAGCGATGGCGATCCCGTTCGCGATGCTATCCTCTGGTCGGATAGTCGGGCAAGCGAGTACATCCAGCAGTGGCGTACCGACGGCACTCTCGAAGAGATCGAGCGTATCTGTGGGTCAGAGCTCTTTCCGGGGACTGTACTCCCGCTTCTCGCGTGGGTGTCCGATGAAGAGCCACAACGCCTTGAGACGGCAGCGACGCTCTTGTTCTGCAAGGATTGGCTCACCTACAAGCTGACTGGAGAGCGAACGACGGATCTGAGCGATGCCTCGCTACCACTACTGGACATTTACGAGCAGTCGTATTCGGATGCCGTCTGGGAGACTACAGGCTTAGCCGAGTACATGCACCTTCGGCCGGAGTTACAGCCGGCGGGGTCCGTTGTTGGATCGATAACGGAATCTGCGGCAGCGAGGACCGGCATTCCAGTCGGAACGCCGGTTGTAATGGGACTGTTCGATGTCGCCGCAGCCGCCATCGGTTGTGGTGCTGTCTCTGAAGGTGATTCGGTTTCTTCGATCGGGACCTCAGTGGTGAATCAATCGCTGGCATCGACACCACGCGTCGATTCGACGACGATCCAAGTCGCTCTGTGGGAGGATCTCTACACGGAGGCGATCGGCTCGAATGCAGGCACCAAGAGCATCGAGTGGGTACGCAACGAGATCGTAGATGAGGGCAAAACCAGCTATTCGGATCTGGAGACGGCTGCACAATCGGTGCCGGCAGGAGCAGACGGTTTGCTGTATCTCCCGTATCTTAGTCCAACTGGCGAACGAGGTCCGTTCGTCGATCCGAATGCACGAGCACAGTTGCTTGGCCTAGAGCCATCGCATACGACCGCTCATATCGTTCGAGCAGTGTACGAAGGGCTTGCATTGGCACTACGGGATTGTTACGAGGCGATTCCGAATACGGTCTCACAGCTTTACGTAACCGGTGGGCCCACTCGGTCGACGTTTTGGAATCAGCTCGTCGCGGACTGCATGGGCGTCGAGATCCTCGTTTCGGATAGTGCCGAACCGACTGCAGTTGGCGCAGCGGTGCTTGCAGGGGTTGGTACTGACTGCTATTCGGATCCCACAGTCGGTACGA
It encodes the following:
- a CDS encoding FGGY-family carbohydrate kinase codes for the protein MDLLVGVDAGTSVIKAVAITPARSERALATRSLSTDHPEPQWAQQDMNTVWEQTAACLGDLLEQLPRDATILGVSIAAQGDGCWLIDSDGDPVRDAILWSDSRASEYIQQWRTDGTLEEIERICGSELFPGTVLPLLAWVSDEEPQRLETAATLLFCKDWLTYKLTGERTTDLSDASLPLLDIYEQSYSDAVWETTGLAEYMHLRPELQPAGSVVGSITESAAARTGIPVGTPVVMGLFDVAAAAIGCGAVSEGDSVSSIGTSVVNQSLASTPRVDSTTIQVALWEDLYTEAIGSNAGTKSIEWVRNEIVDEGKTSYSDLETAAQSVPAGADGLLYLPYLSPTGERGPFVDPNARAQLLGLEPSHTTAHIVRAVYEGLALALRDCYEAIPNTVSQLYVTGGPTRSTFWNQLVADCMGVEILVSDSAEPTAVGAAVLAGVGTDCYSDPTVGTSQVLSAPDRYQPTTAVTETYDLLYEQYVQIRSRMVEIWALHAETTSQLPD